A region from the Rosa rugosa chromosome 6, drRosRugo1.1, whole genome shotgun sequence genome encodes:
- the LOC133715722 gene encoding phosphopantothenate--cysteine ligase 2-like, with protein sequence MALTNGLEIPKEVLDAEIKSFFDSAPPLKNRDDVSEKLEAFVKKNSQPSGNGGARRVVCVTSGGTTVPLEQRCVRYIDNFSSGYRGAASTEYFLKAGCAVIFLYRRGTCQPYCRSLPDDPLLECLEIVDESNIQVHQSHSQAVRSAITKSHAAVADGLLLKLPFTTIFEYLQMLQMVAFTMRSIGPHAMLYLAAAVSDFYVPWKSMAEHKIQSGSGPLDMRLVQVPKMLLMLRKDWAPMAFCISFKLETDSKILLEKADMALRKYKMHMVVANELLSRKEEVVVVTSNEKILVRRNKSLGVDDVESALIELLVERHSAYVDQIKTDFI encoded by the exons ATGGCTCTAACAAATGGGTTGGAAATTCCTAAAGAAGTGCTGGATGCAGAAATCAAATCCTTTTTTGACTCAGCTCCTCCTTTAAAGAACAGAGATGATGTCAGTGAAAAACTTGAGGCATTTGTTAAAAAGAATTCGCAGCCTTCTG GAAATGGAGGAGCTAGGAGGGTGGTTTGTGTAACCTCTGGTGGTACCACGGTTCCTCTGGAGCAACGATGTGTTCGCTACATTGACAACTTCAGCTCAGGTTACAGAGGAGCAGCTTCCACAGA GTACTTTTTGAAGGCAGGCTGTGCTGTTATCTTTCTTTATCGGAG GGGAACTTGCCAACCATATTGCAGATCTCTTCCCGATGATCCGTTACTTGAATGTCTGGAAATTGTGGACGAGTCAAACATTCAAG TACACCAGTCCCATTCACAAGCAGTGAGGAGTGCTATCACTAAGAGTCATGCT GCAGTAGCAGACGGCCTCTTGCTGAAACTTCCCTTTACAACAATATTTGAGTATCTCCAG ATGTTGCAGATGGTTGCGTTTACAATGCGAAGTATTGGACCACATGCCATGCTATATCTTGCAGCAGCAGTATCTGACTTTTACGTCCCTTGGAAGAGCATG GCAGAGCACAAAATTCAGTCAGGGTCTGGTCCATTGGATATGCGACTTGTTCAGGTGCCAAAGATGCTCTTAATGCTGAGGAAAGACTGGGCCCCCATGGCCTTCTGCATATCATTCAAG CTAGAAACAGATTCAAAGATCCTGTTAGAGAAGGCTGATATGGCTCTTAGGAAGTACAAGATGCATATGGTTGTAGCCAATGAGCTTTTGAGCCGAAAAGAAGAGGTTGTAGTTGTCACCAGCAATGAAAAGATTCTAGTTCGCCGAAACAAGTCTCTGGGTGTTGATGATGTGGAGAGCGCCCTTATTGAGCTTCTTGTGGAGAGGCATTCAGCTTATGTTGATCAGATCAAGACTGATTTTATATGA
- the LOC133715721 gene encoding putative pentatricopeptide repeat-containing protein At3g49142 gives MKAITPLFRRFSKAKESQALISLIGCSTQDPTLAKQVFGKLLDQYPGSITLRKLYASFIVNENLHGDASLGVKFMRAYAACGEPRMARCIFDRIPDKNVIFCNVMIRSYVNNRLYHDALVLYKTMSAIGFDPDNYTYPCVLKACSGSDNLWVGLQIHVAVVKVGLDRNLFIGNGLIAMYGKCGCLVEARRVFAEMPCRDVVSCNSMVAGYAQNERFNDALDVCRKMKTLGLKPDAGTMASLFPAVTNTSSENVSYVKEMFMKLDKQSLVSWNVMIAVYVNNSMPGEAVDLFLQMEESGIEPDAVTIASVLPACGDLSALLLGRRIHKYVERKRLGPNLLLENALIDMYAKCGCLRDAREVFDAMTFQDVVSWTSMMSAYGRSGQGHDAVALFVKMRDSGVVPDSIAFVSVLAACSHAGLLEEGQYYFKLMTEEYGIDPRIEHCACLVDLLGRAGRVDEAYSFVKQMPLEPNERVWGALLSACRVYSNMSVGLLVADCLFQLAPEESGYYVLLSNIYAKAGKWQDVTAVRSVMKSRGIKKIPGVSNVELKDQVHTFLAGDRSHPQSKVIYEELDILVGKMKELGYVPETDSALHDVEEEEKECHLAVHSEKLAIVFAILHTERGAVIRITKNLRVCSDCHIAAKLISKIAEREIVVRDTNRFHHFKDGTCSCGDYW, from the coding sequence ATGAAAGCCATTACTCCCCTTTTTCGCCGTTTTTCGAAAGCCAAAGAATCTCAAGCTTTGATATCATTAATTGGATGTTCCACTCAAGACCCAACTCTTGCAAAACAAGTATTTGGTAAATTATTGGATCAATACCCAGGTAGCATTACATTGAGGAAACTCTATGCAAGCTTTATTGTCAATGAGAATCTCCACGGCGACGCTTCACTAGGTGTCAAGTTCATGAGAGCTTATGCTGCTTGTGGTGAACCCAGAATGGCGCGCTGTATATTCGATCGAATTCCTGATAAGAATGTCATCTTTTGTAATGTCATGATCAGAAGCTATGTGAATAACCGTTTGTACCATGATGCTCTTGTTTTGTACAAAACTATGTCTGCCATTGGGTTTGATCCTGATAACTATACGTACCCTTGTGTCCTCAAGGCTTGTTCGGGGTCGGATAATTTGTGGGTGGGGTTGCAAATTCATGTTGCTGTTGTGAAAGTTGGGCTTGATCGGAATTTGTTTATTGGGAATGGTCTGATTGCCATGTATGGGAAATGCGGTTGTTTGGTGGAGGCTCGGCGCGTTTTTGCTGAGATGCCATGTAGAGATGTGGTTTCGTGTAATTCTATGGTAGCTGGGTATGCACAAAATGAACGGTTCAATGATGCACTAGATGTTTGTAGGAAAATGAAGACATTGGGGCTTAAACCAGATGCTGGTACCATGGCTAGCCTATTCCCAGCTGTGACCAACACTTCATCTGAGAATGTTTCGTATGTTAAGGAAATGTTTATGAAATTGGATAAACAGAGTTTGGTTTCGTGGAATGTGATGATAGCAGTGTATGTGAATAATTCGATGCCTGGTGAGGCAGTTGACCTTTTCTTACAGATGGAGGAAAGTGGAATAGAGCCTGATGCAGTCACAATTGCAAGTGTTCTCCCCGCTTGTGGGGATCTTTCTGCTTTGTTGCTAGGGAGGCGGATTCATAAATATGTTGAGAGAAAGAGACTTGGGCCAAATTTGTTATTGGAGAATGCATTGATTGACATGTATGCTAAGTGTGGATGTTTACGAGATGCAAGAGAAGTCTTTGATGCGATGACATTTCAGGATGTTGTCTCGTGGACTTCCATGATGTCTGCATATGGTAGGAGTGGACAAGGTCATGACGCTGTGGCACTTTTTGTGAAAATGCGTGACTCAGGTGTAGTTCCTGATTCAATTGCATTTGTATCAGTTCTCGCGGCTTGCAGCCATGCGGGATTGTTGGAGGAAGGACAATATTACTTTAAATTGATGACTGAGGAGTACGGCATTGATCCTAGGATAGAGCACTGTGCTTGTTTGGTAGATCTGTTGGGGCGTGCTGGAAGAGTGGACGAGGCTTATAGTTTTGTCAAACAGATGCCACTGGAGCCTAATGAAAGAGTATGGGGTGCTCTACTTAGTGCTTGCCGGGTATACTCTAACATGAGTGTAGGACTTTTAGTCGCTGATTGCCTTTTTCAATTGGCTCCAGAGGAATCGGGTTATTATGTTTTGTTATCAAACATCTATGCAAAAGCTGGTAAATGGCAAGATGTCACCGCAGTCCGGTCAGTGATGAAGAGTAGAGGAATCAAGAAAATACCAGGTGTCAGCAATGTTGAACTCAAAGACCAGGTTCACACTTTTCTTGCTGGTGACAGATCACATCCTCAGTCTAAAGTGatatatgaagaattagatATATTGGTTGGGAAAATGAAGGAGTTAGGTTATGTCCCTGAGACCGATTCTGCTCTTCATGacgtggaggaggaggagaaggaatgCCATCTTGCAGTTCACAGTGAGAAGCTGGCAATTGTGTTTGCCATTCTGCATACTGAGCGAGGGGCAGTGATCAGAATTACCAAAAATCTTCGTGTTTGTAGTGATTGCCATATTGCTGCTAAGCTAATCTCTAAAATAGCTGAACGTGAAATTGTTGTCAGGGATACTAATCGTTTCCACCATTTTAAGGATGGCACATGTTCTTGCGGGGACTATTGGTGA